A single window of Mugil cephalus isolate CIBA_MC_2020 chromosome 1, CIBA_Mcephalus_1.1, whole genome shotgun sequence DNA harbors:
- the fance gene encoding Fanconi anemia group E protein, producing MFLNRFDSQSRLLVRALMSGASGPHRALAVFRKQQRANPDTSLCNFIETLCRDEITHTEAEGETLIVKPLVCLFSVVFKKNLLSFIHLIRSVLPEMTVHNLLKCLSQDSRPNPWVTALSRQLGRNLGTHHEEPLYTTPCSQRLKELSQRLVGFSETNGWAKCFSSQESESQGAFDLASGTQRKRKSSLVNLDSEDEEVGQMSKRVKTDGCENEFVDAEEQSVKPQTTETSESDAPAETQSDALPEHIMVCVLQIRELLESQTEWDQSSTDVFKVLNDCDPSQMEVLCSMLSLPHLPEQTLPKLCSSVLALPFDLSYSTASTLIKSLLLEKVLSLSELASRCLVSAATSLCSQYPGPVCHALIGPVLEEKNLGHPQAELLNRLIEGCLDSHYRLLLIQVTFKIAWSEPVLSIIHCLLDSKPVLNEELFTQFTEQLVGQCPHFTKSVKFAKMMLTVLTKYSGHVTAAHKHSLSSCLMLNETFLKKSLQAALKRINHT from the exons ATGTTTCTGAACCGGTTTGACAGCCAGTCGAGGCTTCTGGTTCGGGCCCTGATGTCGGGAGCCTCCGGCCCCCACAGAGCACTAGCTGTCTTCCGCAAGCAGCAGAGGGCTAACCCGGACACGTCTCTGTGTAATTTCATAGAAACGCTATGTCGAGATGAAATAACCCACACGGAAGCTGAAGGGGAGACGCTAATTGT gaaaCCATTAGTTTGCCTGTTTTCTGTAGTGTTCAAAAAAAACCTGCTGTCCTTCATCCACCTGATCCGCTCCGTTCTTCCTGAGATGACCGTCCACAATCTGCTGAAATGTCTGAGCCAGGACTCTCGTCCAAATCCCTGGGTCACTGCTTTGAGTAGACAACTGGGAAGAAACCTGGGGACCCACCATGAGGAACCTCTGTACACAACGCCGTGCAGCCAGAGACTGAAGGAGCTGTCCCAGCGTTTGGTTGGTTTCAGTGAGACCAATGGATGGGCCAAGTGCTTCAGCAGTCAAGAATCTGAATCTCAGGGTGCCTTTGATTTAGCCTCGGGGAcgcaaaggaaaaggaagagcaGCCTTGTCAATCTGGACTCAGAAGATGAAGAGGTAGGACAGATGAGTAAACGGGTAAAGACGGACGGCTGTGAGAATGAGTTTGTTGATGCAGAAGAACAGAGCGTAAAACCCCAGACgacagaaacatcagaaagTGATGCTCCAGCAGAAACTCAGAGTGATGCCCTGCCTGAACACATAATG GTCTGCGTCCTTCAAATAAGAGAATTACTGGAAAGTCAGACAGAG TGGGACCAGAGCTCCACAGATGTGTTCAAAGTGCTGAATGACTGTGACCCCAGCCAA ATGGAGGTGTTATGCAGCATGCTGAGTTTGCCTCACTTACCAGAACAGACTCTGCCCAAACTGTGCAGCAGCGTACTAGCTCTTCCTTTTGACCTCAGCTACAGCACAGCATCGACACTCATCAAGAGCCTCCTGCTGGAGAAG GTCCTGTCCTTGTCAGAACTTGCCTCCAGATGTTTGGTCAGTGCAGCGACATCACTGTGTAGCCAGTACCCGGGACCAGTGTGCCACGCTCTAATCGGACCAGTGCTAGAGGAGAAGAACCTAG gGCATCCACAGGCTGAGCTACTGAACAGACTGATAGAAGGTTGTTTGGATTCTCACTACAGATTACTACTGATTCA AGTGACATTCAAAATTGCATGGAGTGAGCCAGTTCTCTCCATTATCCACTGCTTGCTTGACTCCAAG ccgGTCTTGAACGAAGAACTTTTCACCCAGTTCACTGAACAGCTCGTCGGCCAGTGTCCTCACTTCACAAAGTCAGTGAAGTTCGCAAAGATGATGCTGACAGTACTCACCAAATATAGCGGCCAT GTGactgctgcacacaaacactcgtTGTCCAGCTGCTTGATGTTAAATGAGACCTTCCTGAAGAAGTCTCTTCAGGCTGCTTTGAAACGAATCAACCACACATGA
- the rpl10a gene encoding 60S ribosomal protein L10a — protein sequence MSKVSRDTLYEAVKEVLQGSLTKPRKFVESVELQISLKNYDPQKDKRFSGTVRLKTLPRPKFSVCVLGDQQHCDEAKAADMPHMDIEALKKLNKNKKLVKKLAKKYDAFLASESLIKQIPRILGPGLNKAGKFPSLLTHNENLNTKVDEVKSTIKFQMKKVLCLAVAVGHVKMTEDELVYNIHLAVNFLVSLLKKNWQNVRALYVKSTMGKPQRLY from the exons ATGAG TAAGGTCTCCAGGGATACGTTGTACGAGGCTGTGAAGGAGGTCCTGCAGGGCTCTCTGACCAAGCCAAGGAA gTTTGTGGAATCGGTGGAGCTTCAGATCAGCCTGAAAAACTATGATCCCCAGAAGGACAAGCGTTTCTCCGGCACTGTCAG GCTGAAGACTCTCCCCAGGCCAAAGTTCTCCGTGTGCGTCCTGGGAGACCAGCAGCATTGTGACGAGGCCAAGGCCGCCGACATGCCACACATGGACATCGAGGCTCTCAAGAAgctcaacaaaaacaagaagcttGTCAAGAAGCTCG CCAAGAAGTACGATGCCTTCCTGGCCTCAGAGTCTCTGATCAAGCAGATCCCTCGTATCCTCGGCCCTGGACTGAACAAGGCTGGCAAGTTCCCCTCCCTGCTCACCCACAACGAGAACCTGAACACAAAGGTGGACGAGGTCAAATCCACCATCAAATTCCAGATGAAGAAG GTGCTCTGTTTGGCTGTGGCCGTTGGACACGTGAAGATGACTGAGGATGAGCTTGTGTACAACATCCACCTGGCTGTCAACTTCCTGGTGTCCCTGCTGAAGAAGAACTGGCAGAACGTGAGGGCCCTGTACGTCAAGAGCACCATGGGCAAACCCCAGCGCCTCTACTAA
- the si:ch211-163l21.11 gene encoding inositol 1,4,5-triphosphate receptor associated 2 codes for MNAEPETETDTYHLSTVPVDSEDSEEEVSQEEPAVTSWSDLSIIERVGLNSVDLSEKDLETAFSQITLAFRCDQYTLKQRLQAEEHARNLAEENVQLELTRGRETLEILKGLCLDSKRSKILQKLELCLDILGGTVERISTTAEVLGAVHQEARVSRAVELMVAHVETLRRRHDRNSAELEEARKLMERQNSGRNVPSNPRGSPDQEEGDNKNTSSQPHFLRRRISVSIISCQGQEKRRQDAKKRVPSQSSDSSCLVDDRPPDPGEALPPREYPPEASAAQRPPDLPPSSNPACPSSRQVVARKMLSKSASVDTLQQRHKARAVSTKKKEKKTTNTYRCISLGGSGSVWTQNPLTRWLYRCRWALLFMYLFVLFSVVALIYVLWKLHDGELEL; via the exons ATGAACGCTGAG CCTGAAACGGAGACGGACACTTACCATCTGTCCACCGTGCCAGTGGACAGCGAAGACAGTGAGGAAG AAGTCAGCCAAGAGGAGCCGGCGGTCACGAGCTGGAGCGACCTGTCCATTATAGAGCGCGTAGGCCTCAACAG tgtaGATCTGTCAGAGAAGGATCTGGAG ACAGCCTTCTCTCAGATCACCCTGGCTTTCCGCTGCGATCAGTACACGCTGAAGCAGAGGCTGCAGGCCGAGGAGCACGCCCGCAACCTGGCGGAGGAGAACGTCCAGCTGGAGCTGACCAGAGGCCGAGAGACCCTGGAG ataCTGAAGGGCCTGTGTTTGGACAGTAAGCGCAGTAAGATCCTGCAGAAGCTGGAGCTGTGTCTGGACATCCTCGGAGGGACCGTGGAGCGAATCTCCACCACGGCGGAGGTGCTTGGTGCCGTCCATCAG GAGGCCCGGGTGAGTCGGGCGGTGGAGCTCATGGTGGCTCACGTGGAGACTCTGAGGAGGCGACATGACAGAAATTCAGCGGAGCTGGAGGAAGCCAGGAAGCTGATGGAGCGTCAGAACTCCGGCAGAAACGTCCCCAGCAACCCCCGAGGCTCGCCAG ATCAAGAAGAAGGcgacaataaaaacacaagctcTCAGCCG CATTTTTTACGCCGAAGAATCAGTGTGTCAATCATATCTTGCCAAGGTCAG gagaagaggaggcaaGACGCAAAGAAGCGAGTCCCGTCCCAGAGCTCAGACTCCAGCTGCTTAGTAGATGACAG ACCACCGGATCCAGGTGAAGCTTTGCCTCCGCGAGAATATCCACCAGAAGCTTCAGCTGCTCAGCGTCCTCCAGACCTGCCCCCCTCCTCCAACCCAGCGTGTCCTTCTTCAAGACAAGTGGTCGCCAGAAAGATGCTGAGCAAAAG CGCCTCTGTGGATACTTTGCAACAGAGACATAAGGCAAGAGCGGTgtcaacaaagaaaaaggaaaaaaagacaacgaACACCTACAGATGTATCTCCTTGGGAGG GTCTGGATCTGTGTGGACGCAAAACCCTCTGACCCGCTGGCTGTATCGCTGTCGATGGGCGCTCCTCTTCATGTACCTCTTTGTGCTTTTCAGCGTCGTAGCTCTCATTTACGTCTTGTGGAAGCTCCACGATGGAGAGCTCGAGCTGTGA
- the inavaa gene encoding innate immunity activator protein: MTAVESKEEISDTDSGIILHSGPDSPTSPVKDLTTHTRALKLKHQSLEERLELCLLELRKLCIREAELTGTLPSDYPLMPDEKPPRVRRRIGASFKLDEGLIHLNKQDSELQSLETGLALQRQIYEAARKLSLEGNLSKPQKKSRLQQCKREEKKVKDLQEAVYQHRIKSECNSPCVTTSSSQCKDLNMSDDSSLSDVVALDEDVDSPSPLSPPVLGTSYSDPLQLSAKALQSSHQSSSQLSVEYERSPIQNSPWKESSLDQPYQKEAKHQSACSSRSSSPVGSQLSVESSRIPLTQFVKNSALRNSHSTSAPSTPELLVRRQYSQSFRLPKKKPSADVEHLGSESSRGRARLPQRRCLADFMVRSPEYSPLRPYQSSSEDSSSEHSSSSYIGSPGRDGPSEIPKLCPPPYGFHFGAQKKGLSTVPSPHKNNSQAQSSPVARGATTEDGLLSPQDVVDMAKCFLSPPLTRSLQQRQQQEGSPSPRGILKPPPPYTRLVRTPSLKEYPNHAIRLMPREIVSEELKSWHQRNQLQKLRPSCEEQQSSMNVTSPTSPYLPPFTQGMGNVILQRAADGTPLQWFVAEDAEIVSQV; the protein is encoded by the exons ATGACGGCCGTCGAGAGTAAAGAGGAGATCAGTGATACTGACAGCGGGATTATCCTGCACTCTG GTCCAGACAGCCCCACGTCACCGGTGAAGGACCTGACCACCCACACCAGAGCCCTGAAGCTGAAGCACCAATCTCTGGAGGAGCGCCTGGAGCTCTGCCTGCTGGAGCTCCGAAAACTCTGCATCAGGGAGGCA GAGTTGACCGGCACACTGCCCTCAGACTATCCTCTGATGCCAGATGAGAAGCCACCTCGTGTTAGACGGAGGATTGGGGCTTCGTTCAAGCTGGATGAGGGTCTGATCCACCTGAATAAACAG GATTCAGAGCTGCAGTCCCTGGAAACTGGCTTGGCTCTGCAGCGGCAAATTTACGAGGCGGCCCGCAAACTCTCGCTCGAAGGGAACCTCAgcaaaccacagaagaagagccGGCTGCAGCAGTgcaagagggaggagaagaaagtgaagGATCTGCAGGAGGCCGTGTACCAGCACAGGATCAAGAGTGAATGCAACTCGCCCTGCGTCACCACCTCCAGCAGCCAATGCAAAG ATCTGAACATGTCTGACGACAGCTCCCTCTCTGATGTTGTGGCTCTGGATGAAG ATGTGGACTCTCCCAGCCCGCTCTCACCGCCAGTGTTGGGCACTTCCTATTCAGACCCGCTCCAGCTGTCAGCCAAGGCCCTGCAGTCTTCCCATCAGTCCTCAAGCCAGCTCAGCGTGGAGTACGAGCGCTCCCCCATCCAGAACTCTCCGTGGAAAGAGTCCAGTCTGGACCAGCCTTACCAGAAGGAAGCAAAGCATCAGTCTGCTTGCAGCAGCAGGTCCAG TAGTCCAGTTGGAAGCCAGCTGTCTGTAGAGAGCAGCAGGATTCCTCTCACCCAGTTTGTCAAGAACTCAGCCCTGCGTAACAGCCACTCTACCAGCGCCCCCTCCACTCCAGAGCTGCTCGTACGCCGACAGTACTCCCAGTCCTTCAG ACTTCCCAAGAAGAAGCCGTCTGCTGACGTGGAGCACCTCGGCTCAGAGAGCAGCCGGGGGCGAGCCAGGCTGCCCCAGCGGCGCTGCCTGGCCGACTTCATGGTGCGTTCTCCGGAGTACTCCCCCCTGCGTCCTTACCAGTCGAGCTCCGAGGACAGCAGCTCAGAGCACTCGTCCTCCTCCTACATCGGCTCCCCTGGCCGGGACGGACCCAGCGAGATCCCCAAGCTCTGCCCCCCTCCTTACGGGTTCCACTTTGGAGCACAGAAGAAAGGACTGTCCACTGTCCCCAGTCCGCACAAGAACAACAGCCAGGCTCAGTCCAGCCCCGTGGCGAGGGGGGCCACCACAGAGGACGGCCTCCTCTCGCCGCAAGACGTGGTGGACATGGCGAAGTGCTTCCTGTCCCCCCCTTTGACACGCAGCCTTCAGCAAAGACAGCAGCAGGAGGGATCGCCTTCCCCGAGGGGCATCCTCAAGCCCCCTCCGCCGTACACCAGGCTGGTGCGAACGCCGTCACTGAAAGAGTACCCCAACCACGCCATCAGGCTGATGCCCCGGGAGATTGTGTCGGAGGAGCTGAAGTCCTGGCACCAGAGGAACCAGCTGCAGAAGTTACGACCAAGCTGCGAGGAACAGCAGAGCTCCATGAACGTCACCAGCCCCACCTCGCCTTACCTGCCTCCATTCACACAG GGTATGGGTAATGTGATCCTCCAGAGAGCCGCAGACGGGACTCCACTCCAGTGGTTCGTGGCTGAGGACGCTGAAATCGTGAGCCAAGTGTAG